The DNA region GGGCAGGCTAATTGAGGTTGTCTTAACTAAAGAGAAACAAGAAGAACCATTTTGGCCTTCATTAACCAGTGATAGGAAGAAGCATCATTGGCTTAGAGTTGACTTCAATAGATGGCAAGATGAAGATGAAAGCGCTGATGAATTTGATAATACTGATGACATGTTCTCAAATAAAATGGGTGATTTTGGTGatgaatatgaaaatgatGATTCCAGCTCCATTGAGGACGAGGATCTCCCAGATATCCAATAAACAGCTCTTGTTTatcatttgataaaatttagatACTTATTCCTATAAGATTTGTCTTGATGGTGTGCATTTTATACAAGGAATTGCAATGTGTCTTAgatatttgttacaatttaactCCCTGATctgataattaatatcatcggtttttttatgattttttcaaGTATAAGGAacaaattatagtaataaatttacttaaataatttcataaacattGAATGCAATAAATATCTGGaccacatttattttaaaatttccgtCTTCAAATAAAGTTACATTAATCTTttgttagttagttagttagtagTGGCTAGTATGGTGTGGATTTTGTTGGTTTAAGAGGTCATTGTAACTATAATGGATATTTTCGCTCTGGTAATCCATAAGTTGTCTATGCTGTGGGAAATACCAAAACCTATTTTAATCAAGTAGTTTGCTATTTTTAATCTGCAAAGCCTATaaagtatgtaataaaatatatggccATAATGAAATTGACTCTTAAAAAGGGGTTTTAAGGTGTctgtatgttttgttttaaatattgttttcttcATAGAATTTAAGGGTGTTTGATGAATAAGTTTTtagttagaaataataaattttaagttgtaaTTGTGAAAAGCTGGAAccataatttgtttttgtgaaatGTTAGAAAAACCAATCACgctaatatttacaaaagtaaagcactttctttttaaatgtgttatgttttttattttaagtaatgtcaacatgtttttgtaaaactggaaactattttatttgcatagcTAAGTAGatcttatatttgatttacgtaaatagaatatattgtgtttatctataaaatttgcagctaaatatagtttttccgactgaatattgtattttttgtaacctTCAGTTCCTTATAGACCCAGCAGAATCTTAAATATCCCATATCTGTTAGGGAAAAAgacagttatataaataaatatataaatggtgATATTCCTCCtcttttaaagaattaaaaatcattaaataaatccttttttttagttaaaatttgtGACATGAGTTTAAATGAGtgtttatcaaacaaaatattttaatttcaaggaGCTCTCATCAAATGGCTGTTACCTAATTCCATTTTTCAATTGTCACGAAATACgtgtttattcattttttaaatatatccaaaAACCAGAttgaatttcttaataaattaaaaaaaaaaagtcagtGTTTCGTTTAAAAGTACTTTCGAATctagtaacaaataaaaattaaataacattattgaaTGATCTTCTATAAAGCAGTTATaaccaaattatattatgagtgAATTTATCAGGGCATCCTAAccctaaattatataaatttagacaTAGTAtaaagctaaaaaaaaaaatatatatatcttaattgaaggagtaaaaatgttaattgttGAATTGCCTATGTATCGTTaaacgaattatttattttataaacttatttttttattttatattataacttgtcctcatttccattttaatttatctgagTCACAGAATATACTCGATACCAAGACACATAATGATAGACAAACGtctataaatttgtatgaagtCTCTAAATCGCTTCTCTTAATACTTTAGTCCGTGACACACAATTACAACCAATATATAagtacaaataaaagtaaatttgtcAGTTAATAGgcttttttatgattttgcaACTACACTTAGGTACATACTCCTAACGTGTCGGTTCCccttacagcaaccgtgatcacgggcagacgagatgaaaatgaaacgaAAGGCAAACGAATCGTCGGGAAcaaatcgaaataaaataacaaaacgagGGTAGCATCCGaataacttagtttcatttaaatgcgCACACACGAATATCTtagatatcaatatataagACCCTATGAGATAGAcatggaaaaataaatacccgaaatatatatatacctatgaTTTTAACACTGctctaaaaattaattactatttcatAGCCATGCCCTGGGTATGAATTCTCGGAGCGCAAGTCAAaaatttgtacataatatataaataaaacaacaacatttaaacccaattttaatttgttcaagattaaaatcacaaataacattttatacttcttaattaataaattaaattgtagctctttaataaaaataaataacacgaCATTATACTTTacgtttttttatcttaagaactaattatttcattcaagTCCGCTCAACATTCAGTCTGTGTTGGAATATATGCCTTTATGTACAATACTTTATAGGATAGGGTGCTATGTACTAGAGCCAGCTctcaaattatgtattttcataggttacatattttattttaaagcactCTTCGCTTGTCGAatacaacataattaaaataaatataagactgGCTACATTAactgacttttatattaaaattatactgtcGATATTTGTCgaccataaaaaatatctaaggtGGTATTTGCCAAAATAGGTCATAAccatattattcaaataatcgTTAGGATTACGACCAATTTGGTTGCAATATATCTTTCAACCAGCATTATTAAATGTCAGTAAGTAGGTAGGTACATAACTGCATTATTCCAAGGCTATATTCTTacgtttctatttataataatatctaaaaataaacgcTTTCTCGTCACTCTATTACGTTTCCGTTTTCGAGATATGTTCTTTTTGCTATTTCGTAGAGCTGAGCTGCCAATTTGTCACTAGTTTCTTTAACCATTTTTGTGAAATGACCTTCAGGGTTGCAGAGCAATTTGTAAGGATGATCAAACTCAACTAATCGTCCGGTATCCATTACCATCACGCGATCGGAGTCCATAATAGTGTTGAGTCGATGTGCAACTGTCAAAACTGTGCAATCTGAAAAACGCTTTCTTATTGTTCTCTGGATAAACTCGTCCGTtctgtaagaaaaaaaatttttcataaataatcactttgatatatataaggtaattaatatactttCTGTAACATACTTTGGATCAACGTTTGCTGTGGCCTCATCCAACACAAGAATTCGGTTACCGCGAAGGATAGCACGAGCAAGGCACACGAGTTGTCTCTGTCCAAGAGAAAAGTTTGAACCACCTTCGGAAACTTTGAAATCTAGTGCAGGTATCGCAGCCTTCAAATCgacctacaaaaaaaaatcaatcgtTGAATTAAGGTTCATACACGCGATGGAATATGGTGAATATTGTATTACTTACCGCTTCAAGCGCTTTCCAAAGTTGTTCGTCATCATAACAGTTGAATGGATCTAAATTGTATCGTATTGTAGCGGAGAACAGTACCGGTTCTTGTGGTATAATCGATATTTTAGACCTTACTtcctgtaataaaaattaataaaaggatTGGAGTAGACAAATTAACACAGataccaaaatttttttaaaataggcATTGAAACTTTACCTGAAGTGCAAGGTAGGCGGTATCTACATCGTCAATAAGGACTTCACCCTCTAATATGGAAAGACGAAACAGAGAAGAGATTAGTGATGATTTTCCAGCACCCGTTCTACCGACTATTCCAacctataacaatataaaattatttttctgtagatcaatgtaattataatagcgCTCATAATAGTCCCCAGCTTAACTTTACGTATAGACGGAAAGTTGTTGGcacataatttgaaatatagttGTTTTTGGTATTTAGAATCTACATGACatgataaattttctttaaaagggttatctttataaataaacttacctTCCAACCACTCTCTATAACTACATTTAGATTCTTCAATACAGGTAAATCTTCAGGTGTGTACTTCATATAGCAATTACGGAACTCTATGCGACCCCTCCAAGGCCATCCTTTAGGGGTTTCTTtagctgaaatatatatttgtatttgtaaagGCTTCTTTTATGTATGATGCTTTAAATCCAATTAGATTATCGTACCcggttaaataatattaaggcaTAGAATACTTGAAATGTTAGTgtatcatttataatgttgtttaaatttttccgTGAATATAGAAAAGATAATGTTGTCTTAAAGTAggcattttaaatttcacctCCTTTCTCCCATTGCGATTCCTTTTCAATATTAGTGTATTGCAGGATGCGCTCAACGCTGGTCATTTGTGAGATAACTTCAGCTGTTTGTCGTACACCGAATTGCAGCATACCGGTCAAGATAAGAGTTTGTGATATCGCAAGTCCCACGTTACCCGAGAAAATGGTTTCTGTCACAAGTAcagaacttttaatttaatagagaGTCATATGAAccttattataaacttttaatgtaattttattaatggtaatttagtaataagaacaaaatgttatactaACTGCTATCGATAACAAGGAAAGCCACAATGACAATTGCAAGGTAGATCACACAAATAAAGTCAAGCCAGAATCCTAGAGTTACGCCGCTCGCAAGGTAGCTGCTCCAAGTAGACGTGTGAATGTCCtggtaataacataaaaatgactATTAGCTATCAGAATGTCGTTTATAAaacctataaattttaaatcgtcGTATGTAGTTACAATGTGAAATATGGAAGAATCTTTTGATTAGAATACCACATACTTGGAAATGATCGAATTCTTGTATTAAACGTTGTTGTGCTCCTGAGGATCTAATAGTGCTGATGCCATTGAGGGTGGCCGACATGTGTGAAAAGACTGGACTTCTCGCTAAAAAAGGCAACGTAAGATAGGTATGATGAATAATCTTTTTTGATAACTAACTCAATGTGTAACAAATTAACTCACTTGTCCCCTCTAATCTTTTAATAGATTGAGCTGATTTTAAGTATATCTGAAGAATAACATAGAAGAGTAGTAAGATGATAGTCGTAGGCAATAAAGTCCAAACGAGTGCAGCAGCATTCAACGTGAGAATACTGAACATCACGAGGTAGATTTGTATGCATTCCAGAAGAAAACGCGGCAGCAGTTCGTCTAAGGCACCAATATCTTTTGAGAAGCGGTTGAGAATACGACCTGTAATAGTAatagtttcaaatttattacatgagcacatttaaaatatttaattttacagttaAATCCTTGTTTGAAACTGAAATTTGAAGAAGcgtttttaaatctaaaaacgTAATATTGGACCATATATTTATGATGTATCTGACTTAGTAGGAGGttgcttaaattttttgtcgAACTAAAGAAATAATACCTCGTAacctaaaattacaaatatcgaAATAGCTCGATTAAAGATCATAATTTGTAgtgtaaaactatatttttaattataatatatgtgaagaatataaagaaatgttatgCACATAATGAAAATCTTATAACATCTTCAGATTTGTACTTATTTAtactaatgttaatatataagtttcattgttgattagtaaattattaaaaatggaataaatttttactacgcatagaatttaaaaatttacctgACGAATTCATATCGAAGAATCTCATAACTCCACGTAGCATAGCATGGAACATGTCGTTGTGGAGGTTCCTGGAGGCTGTCATGCAAACCTTGAAGAACATGAATGCTCGGGCCGTGATAAAGAAGATACAACAAACAATAAGTGctgtatatacataaagatATTGCGATGTGTCTAACGGTCCAATGTAGGcgtgaatatttaaatctgaaacatacgtatatatatcaatgtaGATTATTTCTTGGTCTGTATAATAATGGTAtcgtcataaataaaaaaaattacttggtGTAGCTTTAATTCCAGAGAAGTAACTATTTAGGCTGAATGTAGAATTTACTGGTTTTATATCTTGTTCATAATCCTTAGTCGCATTTGATTGTCTTTCTTTAAGAAGGGTAACTTCATTCgtcctaaaatttaaaattttacggtaaaacaatacatattttttaaagaattctaTATATGAGTTAAATCTTACCAGAAAGTAACCCAATAATCACAGAGAGTAGCAGAAAGTTGTCCTATTACTAAAAGTAAAACCATGAAAACTATTCTGGCGGTACGACCTCCAGCTTTCAAATAAGCTCCGTATACATGCCATCCCATTGAGCCAGATTCTCTTTCTTCTTCTTCCATCTCTTGAGCAGGAATATCACAGCCTGTGGTAGATTCTGCCAGCGAGGGCCTCCTTGTCGTGGATagctataataaattgttatcataaaataagattatgcAGTTTAATGctttactcaaaatatattattacggaatgagttttaatttttttttaaattttactcacCCTTGCTGAAGTCCTTCGTGATATCGGTAGTGGCTTTTCAGCCTCCGTATTATCATCTTCCTGAACGGAGCACAACAACTTAGCAAAGTCTTTACCCGAAGTAAGTAATTCCTCATAGGTTCCTTTTGCTTCAATGATGCccttaaaaagtaaataatttattaattaataacgatAAGCGGTTTGTTAACAAATATTGATgtatatgacaaatatatgaaaaaaccaACATTATTCATGATAACAATGTAATCAGCGACTTTAAGGTAGTGAAGTTGATGAGTAACAAGAACTCTAGTGGTGTGCTTTAAATAACCCGTTATGCACTCATCGAAGAGTTGTCGACCAACGTGTGCATCTACTGCAGACAATGGATCATCCAGTAGATAAACATCcgcctaaaataaaaaaatattaaaaaaaaaactaaaattttgcgTTACAATAGgggcttttttttttatctacctGGCGGTATACAGCTCTTGCTAGATTTATACGGGCTCTTTGCCCTCCAGATAAAGAGGCACCTCTTTCTCCGACAAGAGTTTGATCTCCGTGGGGGAATTGGAGAAAGTCCTTCTGCAGTGCACATACTCTGACTacttccttatattttttcggattatatgGCAAaccgaataaaatattttgacggACTGTTGCCACAAATAACCAAGGTTCTTGGCTAGCATATGAAAGGGGCCCGCAGAGGTGTATCCGTCCAGCACTGGAGCGTAATTCATTTAgcaaaagttgtaaaatagaactctaaaaaaataaaaatcattattatctgTAAGTTGTTattgtcttataaaaataattcaataaaaatatcaccttTCCTGATCCTACTGATCCAATTATAGCACATAGTTTCCCTTTAGGaactgtaatattaatattgcgCAAGGTAATAGGACCATCTTCGGTCCAGCTAGCGCTCACATTCTGTATAAGTATGCCAACATCATTGCTGATAGGAGTCGTACTTATCGCTGGAGTCATCAAACCTTTTTCGTCGCAATCAAAACCTGGGTGCagcatattattgtttttaatgcgaaccaatatttaaaaaataacttgagaACTTAAAATGCAAACCTGGATTGTAAATTCCTTCTTCatcaatttttttgaatttatttgcaCAAAGGTCAATTTCacgaagatttttatttttcttttcaacaCTGGCAACAAGTTTTGCAATGTCTACACCCGCTACACTTCGAAGATCTTCCCTTTCatcttaagaataaaataataaaaaattagtcATGCACATTGTTCTATGGCTTAGTGATAcacacataattatatatatatgtaagtaccACGTCTATGTACTaatgtattatacattatatggattatattttttattcctcaTCCACAAAACACATTTCCtattgaaacatatatatgctATACACAAGCGTTAGTTAAAAGCCAGTTACAACgaatgttagttttatacattttttgagagaagtaacaaaacattaatctTATCTAATAGAACAACGAGGCAAGGAAACGAAGTCttacagttataataaaatattttgctatgTCATTAATTCAATTCgaatactaattatataacttgAACTAATAAACACGTAACTTGAAGTAATTTTCAACTAAATATTTgtcttaatattaatctatattcCAAAATATAAGTTGACGTTCCAAGTTTTTGGTAGGTATAATAGAAGTCgcaatttctataaaatgttcCTCATATCGTGAAGTTGTTACAAATATTCACAGTCGTATAaggagtttttaataatattatgtgaagTGCCTGAAAATATAGTTGTTAAATAATGCTACTGATAGACGCCTGCAATAAatacttgtatttttataattcc from Danaus plexippus chromosome 3 unlocalized genomic scaffold, MEX_DaPlex mxdp_30, whole genome shotgun sequence includes:
- the LOC116768028 gene encoding uncharacterized protein CG16817-like — protein: MAAEAVSIPPSVSWAQRNARVFLTFNVECEKPDIKFEKKMVTFKGICAPDNKLNEVEIPLYSEIDPEKSSYINKGRLIEVVLTKEKQEEPFWPSLTSDRKKHHWLRVDFNRWQDEDESADEFDNTDDMFSNKMGDFGDEYENDDSSSIEDEDLPDIQ
- the LOC116769418 gene encoding ATP-binding cassette subfamily C member 4 isoform X2, with the protein product MVSGNKNAGDPIKIPPKNREKKTNNYKRANIFSKAWFVWMMPTFWRGFKRDLYDADLTKPKDNHLSDKLGDRLEKKWLEEIASANKQGRKPSLLRAMTKTFWLSYAPSGVMFLIQALILKPFQPVALSILLTYWEPGSNMTYDQAVYCAFTVILMSLLIAFLNHHGTYSTQQFGMKVRIAACSLIYRKVMRMSSGALAQTTAGQVVNLLSNDVNRFDYAFIYTHFIWLLPLQVIIVCYLIYIKIGYAAIVGVIGIVLQTIPVQSYMSKLAARLRMKTASRTDERVRIMDEIISGMQVIKMYAWEKPFEQVVALARKNEINCITSASYLRGVYLSFMVFTERLTLYITLLSYSLFGYQVTADIAFPLAQMFNILQASVAILLPMSLSMLMESHTSILRIQQFLVKDEREDLRSVAGVDIAKLVASVEKKNKNLREIDLCANKFKKIDEEGIYNPGFDCDEKGLMTPAISTTPISNDVGILIQNVSASWTEDGPITLRNINITVPKGKLCAIIGSVGSGKSSILQLLLNELRSSAGRIHLCGPLSYASQEPWLFVATVRQNILFGLPYNPKKYKEVVRVCALQKDFLQFPHGDQTLVGERGASLSGGQRARINLARAVYRQADVYLLDDPLSAVDAHVGRQLFDECITGYLKHTTRVLVTHQLHYLKVADYIVIMNNGIIEAKGTYEELLTSGKDFAKLLCSVQEDDNTEAEKPLPISRRTSARLSTTRRPSLAESTTGCDIPAQEMEEEERESGSMGWHVYGAYLKAGGRTARIVFMVLLLVIGQLSATLCDYWVTFWTNEVTLLKERQSNATKDYEQDIKPVNSTFSLNSYFSGIKATPNLNIHAYIGPLDTSQYLYVYTALIVCCIFFITARAFMFFKVCMTASRNLHNDMFHAMLRGVMRFFDMNSSGRILNRFSKDIGALDELLPRFLLECIQIYLVMFSILTLNAAALVWTLLPTTIILLLFYVILQIYLKSAQSIKRLEGTTRSPVFSHMSATLNGISTIRSSGAQQRLIQEFDHFQDIHTSTWSSYLASGVTLGFWLDFICVIYLAIVIVAFLVIDSKTIFSGNVGLAISQTLILTGMLQFGVRQTAEVISQMTSVERILQYTNIEKESQWEKGAKETPKGWPWRGRIEFRNCYMKYTPEDLPVLKNLNVVIESGWKVGIVGRTGAGKSSLISSLFRLSILEGEVLIDDVDTAYLALQEVRSKISIIPQEPVLFSATIRYNLDPFNCYDDEQLWKALEAVDLKAAIPALDFKVSEGGSNFSLGQRQLVCLARAILRGNRILVLDEATANVDPKTDEFIQRTIRKRFSDCTVLTVAHRLNTIMDSDRVMVMDTGRLVEFDHPYKLLCNPEGHFTKMVKETSDKLAAQLYEIAKRTYLENGNVIE
- the LOC116769418 gene encoding ATP-binding cassette subfamily C member 4 isoform X1, coding for MVSGNKNAGDPIKIPPKNREKKTNNYKRANIFSKAWFVWMMPTFWRGFKRDLYDADLTKPKDNHLSDKLGDRLEKKWLEEIASANKQGRKPSLLRAMTKTFWLSYAPSGVMFLIQALILKPFQPVALSILLTYWEPGSNMTYDQAVYCAFTVILMSLLIAFLNHHGTYSTQQFGMKVRIAACSLIYRKVMRMSSGALAQTTAGQVVNLLSNDVNRFDYAFIYTHFIWLLPLQVIIVCYLIYIKIGYAAIVGVIGIVLQTIPVQSYMSKLAARLRMKTASRTDERVRIMDEIISGMQVIKMYAWEKPFEQVVALARKNEINCITSASYLRGVYLSFMVFTERLTLYITLLSYSLFGYQVTADIVFPLAQFFNTLQGTLSIIMSNAVSFLAEALISVQRLEAFMLLDEREDLRSVAGVDIAKLVASVEKKNKNLREIDLCANKFKKIDEEGIYNPGFDCDEKGLMTPAISTTPISNDVGILIQNVSASWTEDGPITLRNINITVPKGKLCAIIGSVGSGKSSILQLLLNELRSSAGRIHLCGPLSYASQEPWLFVATVRQNILFGLPYNPKKYKEVVRVCALQKDFLQFPHGDQTLVGERGASLSGGQRARINLARAVYRQADVYLLDDPLSAVDAHVGRQLFDECITGYLKHTTRVLVTHQLHYLKVADYIVIMNNGIIEAKGTYEELLTSGKDFAKLLCSVQEDDNTEAEKPLPISRRTSARLSTTRRPSLAESTTGCDIPAQEMEEEERESGSMGWHVYGAYLKAGGRTARIVFMVLLLVIGQLSATLCDYWVTFWTNEVTLLKERQSNATKDYEQDIKPVNSTFSLNSYFSGIKATPNLNIHAYIGPLDTSQYLYVYTALIVCCIFFITARAFMFFKVCMTASRNLHNDMFHAMLRGVMRFFDMNSSGRILNRFSKDIGALDELLPRFLLECIQIYLVMFSILTLNAAALVWTLLPTTIILLLFYVILQIYLKSAQSIKRLEGTTRSPVFSHMSATLNGISTIRSSGAQQRLIQEFDHFQDIHTSTWSSYLASGVTLGFWLDFICVIYLAIVIVAFLVIDSKTIFSGNVGLAISQTLILTGMLQFGVRQTAEVISQMTSVERILQYTNIEKESQWEKGAKETPKGWPWRGRIEFRNCYMKYTPEDLPVLKNLNVVIESGWKVGIVGRTGAGKSSLISSLFRLSILEGEVLIDDVDTAYLALQEVRSKISIIPQEPVLFSATIRYNLDPFNCYDDEQLWKALEAVDLKAAIPALDFKVSEGGSNFSLGQRQLVCLARAILRGNRILVLDEATANVDPKTDEFIQRTIRKRFSDCTVLTVAHRLNTIMDSDRVMVMDTGRLVEFDHPYKLLCNPEGHFTKMVKETSDKLAAQLYEIAKRTYLENGNVIE